Within Cucumis melo cultivar AY chromosome 4, USDA_Cmelo_AY_1.0, whole genome shotgun sequence, the genomic segment TCCAATTCAATATAATGTTGTTTTTTGGATGATATAGAAGTGAATAGAGGCTTCCATTTGGTATATAATCGTAAACTATGAGTAGATCGTTCTTTTTCTTGCACCATCCTTGGAGATTGACCAAGTTCTTGTGTCTTAATCGTCCTAAGCTTTCGATTTCTGCTGCGAATTCTTTCATTCCTTGGCCAGAATTTCTTCTTACTCTCTTCACTGCAATTTCAATTCCTGTTGAACGTATCTGACCTTTATACACTGAGCCAAAACCCCCAATTCCAATTAGTTCGCTACTTTTAAATCCTTTTGTTGCTTTGTACAGATCTGTGTAGTGGAATCTGTGAGGACAGTCTCTTTCCCAATCCTCAAGCCTCTCAGTGTGCCAGGTTTTTCTGTACCAGAAAGCTAAGAAAAGAATCCCTAAAATGGCTACAACAGAAATGACTGCTACAAAAACCTTAACGTGGGACTTGGGTGATGAAGAAGGAGAATCCTGCTCTTTTGGTGGGTTGGGAAGAAGAGAGTAATTCAGGAGAGGTGCTGGTCCATTCATTGCAAAACTCCATCCTAAAATGTAATGAGAGCTTGTTTTATCTCCGGTTGAAgccgtgaagccgacgaacattTGTTCCTTTAGAAAAGGTTTCAGGTCAATTGGATAAGAAAGGAGTGGCTTTGTTGGTTTTCTTTGGTGCTTCCATGGAGCTAGAGTGACGTTCACTATTCTCTTGGGGCCGTCGTATTCAACCCAAGCAATGATAGGATCACCAGAATCCATTTGCAAGTCGTGTTCATGAGCTTCGCCATAGTCTGAATAAGAAGCAGGTTTGGATGCAACTGATGAAATGTTATTGATGTCGATCCCAACATGGTTTCCCTTGGTGTTCCTTTCTTCACCATGCCCATTTACAGTGTCAAATTCAATAGCAAATATATGGTTTGAAGGGTTACCATTGTTGGAAGAGTTGAACAATCCAAGATAGTGCCCACTTTCTGCACCTGAAAATTTGGTTGATGGAGCTATGGCAAAGGCCAAGCCATAGCCGCCTTCGCCAGGGCTCGAAGGTTCAAttgcaaaaacaaaaattgtgCTGAAGGACGAAACATTCGGAAACGAGTCAGAACTTTGTTCAAACATCGGGAATGAAGTCGGAAAGAATGCATGGCCAATAACATTTTGCGATGTATTGGTGAGCCTCAACGCACCGGATGGCTTCACAACAAAAGCCCCCTCACGATCAAGGCTTGTATCGTTGAATCCATGGTAGAGAAGAGAAGACTGCTCAGCATGAGCCGCCAAAAAGATGAACACAGAAAGAAGAGCCAGATGAGCTGCAATAGCCATGTGAGTTTGTGAAAAACACAAAGCTTCAAAGAAGGATTAAACATAGGGTCACCTTTTGAACTCCATTCTTCTTACTTTAATATAAATAAGAGAGATGGAATTGGTCTAGTTTTATGGAGAAACCCAAATTCCTTGTTGACTTGGGAATCAAAGTTTGAGAGAGTCACTGAATTTGAAGAAGAGCAAAGTCATTGGGAACGAGATATTAAATTGTTCGGTGTagaaagtttaaaattttagagGTTGAAGACGAACACAAATACATTTTCATGTGCAGATTGACAAGAGACGGTATGTTTGATTTATCTTTCCAAATGTTTTAACTCAAAATGAAATTATTCTTGAAAAGTTTATACTGTCTTGGCAACCACTCAAATAGGTTTATTTCGAAAGACCCTCTAACggaaaaactttaaattttcaaCTTAGAGGAGAAAAGGTAAATGGATGGACTCATTCAAGCCATTAAGGCAAGGGGCCGCAGTAGAGACAAAAAAGAAAGTTGCGTATTAATGAGTGGCTCTTCGACCATCAGACGATTCAGACCGTTACCATAAGCGCTCAGATTGCGTAGTGATTATATTCTCATCTAATCAATGatattaattagttaaattatTTCTTAACTCCTGAATACTTATGCTTTCTTTAAAATACTACGTAAAGTCAAATATTATTCTGATGATGTATTTTGGTTTCATTCTCTGTCTTAtgtttttatacttttttttttttaaaaaaagaaacattatacttttaattagaaaaatttaGTCTTTTGTATTTGTAATAAATCTTAGATTTGGATCtaaaaatttcatatttatcagAATTAGTTAcatgataataataatgagaagaatATTCTTTAATGCaatattaataaaatctaaatttattttcaaaaagtcAACTATAGGGACAAAAAGAGATATTTAAAAACATGCATGGATTAAAATGAAATCAAAATTGAGGTATGAGTATGAAAATAGTATTTTAACCTATTTAGTTTCTATTTTGATTTAGGGGGAGTATTCCTGCTCTTGATATTGACACAAGTACAAGACAACAAAGGtatttttctcaaaataataacaataaagaaGTACCTCCAAAAAATTTCACAACCGATAAACGTCAAAATTATAATTTGGATTCCTGATTGGATTCTATTATGAATTTCTTCTTGTTTTATCCATTTTGTTTTcaaatgagaaagaaaaaaaaaaaacaaatttttgtcAAATAAAAATGTCATGTTAACATTAAATAAGAGTATTCAAATAAGTTTggataccaaaaaaaaaaatgttgtaatAAGATATTTAAAAGCTGGAATGAAAATAAAGATTAAACATAACCCAACTACTTAATATTTGAGAGAGACAAATTCAATAATCTTCAAAAGCAACAATGCACAATCTAATAATTTGGATATAGTTTGTATCCAATCACTTAATGCAAATTAATAAGATTTCGCAGTTTGGAGGATTGCTTGTTGGAATTTTCTATGTCCCTCGTTACCTATTCCACATTGAATTCTAGAACACgataaattctaaaatttaagaCTTTGataacttttatatatatacatttgtttaattattattgaaaaaaatgtgTGTTGTAG encodes:
- the LOC103486264 gene encoding probable L-type lectin-domain containing receptor kinase VI.1, whose translation is MAIAAHLALLSVFIFLAAHAEQSSLLYHGFNDTSLDREGAFVVKPSGALRLTNTSQNVIGHAFFPTSFPMFEQSSDSFPNVSSFSTIFVFAIEPSSPGEGGYGLAFAIAPSTKFSGAESGHYLGLFNSSNNGNPSNHIFAIEFDTVNGHGEERNTKGNHVGIDINNISSVASKPASYSDYGEAHEHDLQMDSGDPIIAWVEYDGPKRIVNVTLAPWKHQRKPTKPLLSYPIDLKPFLKEQMFVGFTASTGDKTSSHYILGWSFAMNGPAPLLNYSLLPNPPKEQDSPSSSPKSHVKVFVAVISVVAILGILFLAFWYRKTWHTERLEDWERDCPHRFHYTDLYKATKGFKSSELIGIGGFGSVYKGQIRSTGIEIAVKRVRRNSGQGMKEFAAEIESLGRLRHKNLVNLQGWCKKKNDLLIVYDYIPNGSLYSLLYHPKNNIILNWKQRFNILKGIAAGLLYLHEEWEQVVIHRDVKPSNVLIDADMNPRLSDFGLARQYDHDEASHTTGVVGTIGYIAPELVRTGKASKSTDVFGYGVLLLEVACGRKPLKSEEFILVDWVMEQYEKGKILDAADPKLNWEYEAEEMEMVLVLGLHCSHQIAEARPTMRRVMRILDGDDKISAVEGWDCSQNYSKFNSRMTEVISATSYRSSSSIGDISSTSIDAGR